One part of the Thermus thermamylovorans genome encodes these proteins:
- a CDS encoding YbfB/YjiJ family MFS transporter — MAARALLLALGPASALGLGRFAYALVLPLMQGAWGLTYAEGGLLGSANTLGYLLGALLSHRLLWRVGYRRGFFLALLLQAPVLALTGLQGFALAFALRLLQGFLGALVFVGGAALLMALGGSGRALGAYYGGVGLGLLLGPWALQGAEDPVGAWGRLGLWAFLLALPALSAQGGLREPPPPAQGEGSLWPILPLLLAYGLYGAGYIGYMTFVAAVVESPFLFPLLGLGALLTGALWGPWVERVGGERGLFHVLLVLFLGSLPPLAQGFPALSALLFGLSFLGVITALTQAFRALLPPSAWPRAMGLSTAAFALGQAVGPSLAGLFAEALGRGEGALWAAAFLLFLALLSAWPRPRTP; from the coding sequence ATGGCTGCTAGGGCCCTCCTCCTGGCTCTGGGCCCGGCCAGCGCCCTGGGCCTGGGCCGCTTCGCCTACGCCCTCGTCCTGCCCCTCATGCAAGGAGCCTGGGGGCTCACCTACGCCGAGGGGGGGCTTTTGGGAAGCGCCAACACCCTGGGCTACCTACTGGGAGCCCTCCTCAGCCACCGCCTCCTCTGGCGGGTGGGCTACCGGCGAGGCTTCTTCCTCGCCCTCCTCCTCCAGGCCCCGGTCCTCGCCCTCACCGGCCTCCAGGGCTTCGCTCTGGCCTTCGCCCTGCGCCTGCTGCAGGGCTTCTTGGGAGCCCTGGTCTTCGTGGGCGGCGCGGCCCTGCTCATGGCCCTGGGGGGCTCGGGCCGGGCCTTGGGGGCTTACTACGGGGGTGTGGGCCTGGGGCTCCTCCTGGGCCCCTGGGCCCTCCAGGGCGCCGAGGACCCGGTAGGCGCCTGGGGTAGGCTCGGACTTTGGGCCTTCCTCCTGGCCCTACCCGCCCTCTCCGCCCAGGGGGGCCTGCGGGAGCCCCCGCCCCCCGCCCAGGGGGAAGGGAGCCTCTGGCCCATCCTCCCCCTCCTCCTGGCCTACGGGCTTTACGGGGCGGGGTACATCGGGTACATGACCTTCGTAGCGGCGGTGGTGGAAAGCCCCTTCCTCTTCCCTCTCCTGGGGCTTGGCGCCCTCCTCACGGGGGCCCTCTGGGGACCCTGGGTGGAGCGGGTGGGAGGCGAGCGGGGGCTTTTCCACGTGCTCCTGGTCCTCTTCCTGGGGAGCCTGCCCCCCCTGGCCCAAGGCTTCCCCGCCCTCAGCGCCCTCCTCTTCGGCCTCTCCTTTTTGGGGGTCATCACCGCCCTTACACAAGCCTTCCGCGCCCTCCTGCCCCCCTCGGCCTGGCCCCGGGCCATGGGGCTTTCCACGGCGGCCTTCGCCCTGGGGCAGGCGGTGGGGCCTTCCCTGGCCGGCCTCTTTGCGGAGGCCCTGGGCCGGGGGGAAGGGGCCCTTTGGGCCGCCGCCTTCCTACTCTTCCTCGCTCTCCTGTCCGCCTGGCCCCGACCCCGCACCCCCTAA
- a CDS encoding nitroreductase family protein: MAVDLLLILAQRRSVRRFKPVPIPEEDLEKLLFALQRAPTDASAQLYSAIRITDPGLREKVAQLSGNQEHIQKAAEFFVFLADVHRLERLLAHRGERMARWPKTALHFALLDAGLAAGYLALTAEALGYGVCFIGGVLNGVEELRDLLGLPPGVIPAVGLAVGVPDEAGPPRPRLPRGLVVHENRYRPYAPEDLEAGFQAMAPYSRVGDWGRVLRRYFAQGGTMEEREGPYGRTLSRQGFDPDLPQGAPFYSLGALLQEALKEARGVLFREGEAWLEREAEAFRGEGGPGEALLAALRKARGEIGNWP; encoded by the coding sequence ATGGCGGTGGACCTTCTTCTCATCCTGGCCCAGAGGCGGAGCGTGCGCCGCTTCAAGCCGGTGCCCATCCCCGAAGAAGACCTGGAAAAACTCCTCTTCGCCCTGCAACGGGCCCCCACCGACGCCAGCGCCCAGCTTTACAGCGCCATCCGGATCACGGATCCCGGGCTTCGGGAAAAGGTGGCCCAGCTTTCCGGGAACCAGGAGCACATCCAAAAGGCGGCGGAGTTCTTCGTCTTCCTGGCGGACGTCCACCGCCTGGAACGCCTTTTGGCCCACCGGGGGGAGCGGATGGCCCGCTGGCCCAAAACCGCCCTCCACTTCGCCCTCCTGGACGCCGGGCTTGCCGCGGGCTACCTGGCCCTCACCGCCGAGGCTTTGGGCTACGGGGTCTGCTTCATCGGCGGGGTGCTGAACGGCGTGGAGGAACTCCGGGACCTCCTGGGGCTTCCCCCAGGGGTCATCCCCGCGGTGGGCCTGGCGGTGGGGGTGCCGGACGAAGCAGGCCCCCCCAGGCCCCGGCTTCCGCGGGGGCTGGTGGTGCACGAAAACCGCTACCGCCCTTACGCCCCCGAGGACCTCGAGGCAGGCTTCCAGGCCATGGCCCCCTACAGCCGCGTGGGGGACTGGGGAAGGGTTTTGCGGCGGTACTTCGCCCAAGGCGGAACCATGGAGGAGAGGGAGGGGCCCTATGGCCGGACCCTCTCCCGGCAGGGCTTCGACCCCGACCTGCCCCAAGGCGCCCCCTTCTACTCCCTGGGGGCCCTCCTACAAGAAGCCCTGAAGGAGGCCCGGGGGGTGCTCTTCCGGGAAGGGGAGGCCTGGCTGGAGCGGGAGGCCGAGGCCTTCCGCGGGGAAGGAGGCCCCGGGGAGGCCCTCCTTGCCGCCCTGAGGAAGGCCCGGGGGGAGATAGGGAACTGGCCCTGA
- a CDS encoding prepilin peptidase: MWPLFALVLGLLVGSFLNVVVHRLPKGESIVFPPSRCPRCGHRLGPMDLVPVLSYLALGGRCRYCGKPISPRYPLVEALTGGLFLLASLHYPPSLEALLVFAFLSLLVALAFIDLDTFELPDGLTYGLLLLGLLAAALLAFPLPFGEALDGALLAAGALALIAGYGGLFLRRFQEGKAEVPVGPHQVHMAALFGALLGPGVGMALAFLAWGLSGRTGKAVVLPDRVTLPLLPLVLLLAPALGLDFPEALRGALLAAGGLALAGGLYWALRPAPPEEEGEEEPVALGYGDVKLMGALGAWLGLYAFLGLFLAVFAGALLGLLLRQRKIPFGPYLALGGVAAFFFGEALWRAYLSWLGL, translated from the coding sequence ATGTGGCCCCTCTTCGCCCTGGTCCTTGGCCTCCTGGTGGGCTCTTTCCTGAACGTGGTGGTCCACCGCCTGCCCAAGGGGGAGTCCATCGTCTTCCCCCCTTCCCGCTGCCCCCGTTGCGGCCACCGCCTCGGCCCCATGGACCTGGTCCCGGTCCTCTCCTACCTGGCCCTTGGGGGTAGGTGCCGCTACTGCGGAAAGCCCATCAGCCCCCGCTACCCCCTGGTGGAGGCTCTCACCGGGGGGCTTTTCCTCCTGGCAAGCCTCCACTACCCCCCTTCCCTCGAGGCCCTCCTCGTTTTCGCCTTCCTGAGCCTTCTGGTGGCCCTGGCCTTCATCGACCTGGACACCTTTGAGCTTCCCGACGGCCTCACCTACGGCCTCCTCCTCCTGGGCCTCCTCGCCGCAGCCCTCCTCGCCTTCCCCCTCCCCTTCGGCGAGGCCCTGGACGGGGCCCTCCTGGCCGCCGGGGCCCTGGCCCTTATCGCCGGGTACGGGGGGCTCTTCTTAAGGCGCTTCCAGGAGGGAAAGGCGGAGGTGCCCGTGGGCCCCCACCAGGTGCACATGGCGGCCCTCTTCGGGGCCCTCCTGGGCCCGGGGGTGGGAATGGCCCTAGCCTTCCTCGCCTGGGGGCTTTCGGGGCGCACCGGGAAGGCGGTGGTCCTCCCCGACCGGGTCACCCTACCCCTTTTGCCCCTGGTCCTCCTTCTTGCCCCCGCCCTGGGCCTGGACTTCCCCGAAGCCCTGAGAGGGGCCCTCCTGGCCGCGGGGGGGCTGGCCCTGGCGGGGGGGCTTTACTGGGCCCTCCGCCCCGCGCCCCCGGAGGAAGAGGGCGAAGAGGAACCCGTGGCCCTGGGCTACGGGGACGTGAAGCTCATGGGGGCCCTGGGAGCCTGGCTCGGGCTTTACGCCTTCCTGGGGCTTTTCCTGGCCGTCTTCGCCGGGGCCCTCCTGGGCCTCCTCCTCCGCCAGCGCAAGATCCCCTTCGGCCCCTACCTGGCCCTGGGGGGCGTGGCGGCCTTCTTCTTCGGGGAAGCCCTTTGGCGGGCCTACCTCTCCTGGCTGGGGCTATAG
- a CDS encoding carboxypeptidase M32 — protein sequence MTPEAAYQHLLEFQRETAYLASLGALAAWDQRTMIPKRGHAHRARQMAALARLLYGRMTDPRIGEWLAQVEGSHLVQDPLSDAAVNVREWRQAYERARAVPEGLVVELARTKSEAESFWEEAWPKDDWQGFLPYLRRIFRLTREKAEILFALPVPPGDPPYGELYDALLDGYEPGMRAAELQPLFQELRAGLQELLDRIRVSGRRPDTSFLHRPYPKEAQRAFALELLAACGYDLEGGRLDPTAHPFEISIGPGDVRITTRYYEDFLNAGLFGTLHEMGHALYEQGLPQEGWGTPRGKAVSLGVHESQSRTWENLVGRSLGFWERFFPRAQEHFPSLRDVALEDFHRAVNAVAPSLIRVEADEVTYNLHILVRLELELALFRGELALEDLPGAWAERYRAYLGVAPRDFKDGVMQDVHWSGGLFGYFPTYTLGNLYAAQFFRKAQEELGDLEAQFRQGEFQPFLDWTRKKIHAEGSRFRPKALVERVTGTPPSARPFLAYLEEKYQPLYAL from the coding sequence ATGACGCCAGAGGCGGCATACCAGCACCTCCTGGAGTTCCAGCGGGAGACGGCCTACCTGGCCTCCCTGGGGGCCCTGGCCGCCTGGGACCAGCGCACCATGATCCCCAAAAGGGGCCACGCCCACCGGGCCCGGCAGATGGCGGCCCTGGCCCGCCTCCTCTACGGGCGGATGACCGACCCCAGGATCGGGGAGTGGCTGGCCCAGGTGGAGGGTTCCCACCTGGTGCAAGACCCCCTCTCCGACGCCGCGGTGAACGTGCGGGAGTGGCGGCAGGCCTACGAGCGGGCCCGGGCGGTCCCCGAGGGCCTGGTGGTGGAGCTGGCCCGGACCAAGAGCGAGGCGGAAAGCTTCTGGGAGGAGGCCTGGCCCAAGGACGACTGGCAGGGCTTCCTGCCCTACCTGAGGCGCATTTTCCGGCTCACCCGGGAGAAGGCGGAGATCCTCTTCGCCCTCCCCGTGCCCCCGGGGGACCCGCCCTACGGGGAGCTCTACGACGCCCTCCTGGACGGGTACGAGCCGGGGATGCGGGCGGCGGAGCTTCAGCCCCTCTTCCAGGAGCTGCGGGCGGGCCTCCAGGAGCTTCTGGACCGCATCCGGGTAAGCGGCAGGCGGCCCGACACCTCCTTCCTGCACCGCCCCTACCCCAAGGAGGCCCAGCGGGCCTTCGCCCTGGAGCTCCTTGCGGCCTGCGGCTACGACCTGGAAGGGGGCCGCCTGGACCCTACCGCCCACCCCTTCGAGATCTCCATCGGCCCCGGGGATGTGCGCATCACCACCCGCTACTACGAGGACTTCCTCAACGCGGGCCTCTTCGGCACCCTGCACGAGATGGGCCACGCCCTCTACGAGCAGGGCCTGCCCCAGGAGGGGTGGGGCACCCCCCGGGGGAAGGCGGTCTCCTTGGGGGTGCACGAGTCGCAAAGCCGCACCTGGGAGAACCTGGTGGGCCGCTCCCTGGGCTTCTGGGAGCGCTTCTTCCCCCGGGCCCAGGAACACTTCCCAAGCCTCAGGGACGTGGCTCTGGAGGATTTCCACCGGGCGGTGAACGCCGTGGCGCCCTCCCTCATCCGGGTGGAGGCGGACGAGGTCACCTACAACCTCCACATCCTGGTGCGCCTGGAGCTGGAGCTCGCCCTCTTCCGCGGGGAGCTTGCCCTGGAGGACCTCCCCGGGGCCTGGGCGGAGCGGTACCGGGCCTACCTGGGGGTGGCCCCCAGGGACTTCAAGGACGGGGTCATGCAGGATGTCCACTGGTCCGGGGGGCTTTTCGGCTACTTCCCCACCTACACCCTGGGGAACCTCTACGCCGCCCAGTTCTTCAGGAAGGCCCAGGAGGAGCTTGGGGACCTCGAGGCCCAGTTCCGCCAGGGGGAGTTCCAGCCCTTCCTGGACTGGACCCGTAAGAAGATCCACGCCGAGGGGAGCCGCTTCCGTCCCAAGGCCCTGGTGGAGCGGGTGACCGGCACCCCTCCCAGCGCCCGGCCCTTCCTGGCCTACCTCGAGGAGAAGTACCAGCCCCTCTACGCCCTCTGA